In a single window of the Delftia tsuruhatensis genome:
- a CDS encoding SDR family oxidoreductase, with protein MIKNFKGKTAVLTGAGSGFGLECARIGAGLGMNLVLVDVQQEALDKAAAEFEGLGVRVLARRVDVSDADQMQALADEVRRQFGAPHFVFNNAGVGAGGLVWENTVADWQWVLGVNLWGVIHGVRLFTPMMLEAARTDPSFEGHIVNTASMAGLLAPPNMGIYNVSKHAVVSLTETLYQDLALVSDQISASVLCPFFVPTGISHSERNRPAHLAAQPLTASQKIGQAMSEKAVGSGKVTASDVARKVFDAMAANQFYIYSHPQALGSVQTRMEDVVQGRNPTDPFAHKPELGASLKASLRAA; from the coding sequence ATGATCAAGAACTTCAAGGGCAAGACCGCAGTGCTGACGGGCGCAGGCTCGGGCTTCGGCCTGGAGTGCGCGCGCATCGGTGCCGGGCTGGGCATGAACCTGGTGCTGGTCGATGTGCAGCAGGAGGCGCTGGACAAGGCTGCGGCCGAGTTCGAGGGCCTGGGCGTGCGCGTGCTGGCGCGCCGCGTGGATGTGTCGGACGCGGACCAGATGCAGGCGCTGGCCGACGAGGTGCGCCGGCAGTTCGGTGCACCGCACTTCGTGTTCAACAACGCAGGAGTGGGTGCGGGCGGGCTGGTCTGGGAGAACACCGTCGCCGACTGGCAGTGGGTGCTGGGAGTCAACCTCTGGGGCGTGATCCACGGTGTGCGGCTGTTCACGCCCATGATGCTGGAGGCGGCCAGGACCGACCCATCCTTCGAGGGCCACATCGTCAACACGGCCAGCATGGCCGGCCTGCTGGCGCCGCCCAACATGGGCATCTACAACGTCAGCAAGCATGCCGTGGTCAGCCTGACCGAGACGCTGTACCAGGATCTGGCCCTGGTCTCCGACCAGATCAGCGCCAGCGTGCTGTGCCCGTTCTTCGTGCCCACGGGCATCAGCCATAGCGAGCGCAACCGCCCGGCCCACCTGGCCGCGCAGCCGTTGACGGCCAGCCAGAAGATAGGCCAGGCCATGAGCGAGAAGGCCGTGGGCTCGGGCAAGGTGACGGCCTCCGACGTGGCGCGCAAGGTCTTTGACGCCATGGCCGCGAACCAGTTCTACATCTACAGCCATCCCCAGGCCCTGGGCTCGGTCCAGACCCGCATGGAGGATGTGGTGCAGGGTCGCAATCCCACCGATCCCTTCGCGCACAAGCCCGAGCTGGGCGCCAGCCTCAAGGCCTCGCTGCGCGCGGCCTGA
- a CDS encoding NADP-dependent oxidoreductase, with amino-acid sequence MPVNQQIVLDNRPAGEAVESNFRLVTSETPALAEGQVLVRHHYLSLDPYMRGRMNDSKSYAQPQPLGEVMIGGTVGEVVESRHPKFAAGDKVVGMGGWQEYSVVDGNAPGMLRKVDTTHVPLSHYLGAVGMPGVTAWYGLVKIIAPKAGETVVVSAATGAVGSAFAALAKARGCRVVGIAGGPEKCRYATEELGFDACIDYREHPDTPSMARALKQACPQGIDGYFENVGGYILDAVLLRTNAFARIALCGMIAGYDGKPLPMANPALILVNRIRIEGFIVSEHMEVWPDALQELGQLVGTGRLRPRESIAQGIASAPSAFLGLLKGKNFGKQLVKLI; translated from the coding sequence ATGCCCGTGAACCAGCAGATCGTGCTCGACAACCGCCCCGCAGGCGAAGCCGTGGAGAGCAATTTCCGCCTCGTCACTTCCGAGACCCCGGCGCTGGCCGAGGGCCAGGTGCTGGTGCGCCACCACTACCTCAGCCTGGACCCCTACATGCGCGGTCGCATGAACGACAGCAAGAGCTATGCCCAGCCCCAGCCGCTGGGCGAGGTCATGATCGGCGGCACCGTGGGCGAGGTGGTCGAGAGCCGCCATCCCAAGTTCGCGGCCGGCGACAAGGTCGTGGGCATGGGCGGCTGGCAGGAGTACAGCGTGGTCGATGGCAATGCGCCGGGCATGCTGCGCAAGGTGGACACCACCCATGTGCCGCTGTCGCACTATCTGGGCGCGGTGGGCATGCCGGGCGTGACGGCCTGGTACGGCCTCGTCAAGATCATCGCCCCCAAGGCCGGCGAGACCGTGGTGGTCAGCGCGGCCACGGGCGCCGTGGGCAGTGCCTTCGCGGCCCTGGCCAAGGCGCGCGGCTGCCGCGTGGTCGGTATCGCGGGTGGCCCCGAAAAGTGCCGCTATGCCACCGAGGAGCTGGGCTTCGACGCCTGCATCGACTACCGAGAGCACCCGGATACCCCGTCCATGGCCCGGGCGCTCAAGCAGGCCTGCCCCCAGGGCATCGACGGCTATTTCGAGAACGTGGGCGGCTACATCCTTGACGCCGTGCTGCTGCGCACCAATGCCTTCGCCCGCATCGCGCTGTGCGGAATGATCGCGGGCTACGACGGCAAGCCGCTGCCCATGGCCAATCCCGCGCTGATCTTGGTCAACCGCATTCGCATCGAGGGCTTCATCGTCAGCGAGCACATGGAGGTCTGGCCCGATGCGCTGCAGGAACTGGGCCAGCTCGTGGGCACGGGCAGGCTGCGCCCGCGCGAGAGCATCGCCCAGGGCATTGCCTCGGCGCCGTCGGCCTTCCTGGGCCTGCTCAAGGGGAAGAATTTCGGCAAGCAGCTGGTCAAGCTGATCTGA
- a CDS encoding PaaI family thioesterase has product MLDFGHRIPFVDHLGFTLHHMEDGESELRFEARPEHLNTFDVTHGGATMTLLDVTMAVAARSLQRDMGCVTIEMKTSFMQPARGPLVARGVVLHRTRSMAYTEARVFDASGRLCSHATGTFKYMPRAVKPTAPGESLTALATD; this is encoded by the coding sequence TTGCTGGATTTTGGCCACCGCATCCCTTTCGTAGACCATCTGGGCTTCACGCTGCACCACATGGAGGACGGGGAATCCGAATTGCGCTTCGAGGCACGTCCCGAGCACCTGAACACCTTCGACGTGACCCATGGCGGCGCCACCATGACCTTGCTGGACGTGACCATGGCCGTGGCCGCGCGAAGCCTGCAGCGCGACATGGGCTGCGTCACCATCGAGATGAAGACCAGCTTCATGCAGCCCGCGCGCGGCCCCCTGGTGGCCAGGGGCGTGGTGCTGCACCGTACGCGCTCCATGGCCTATACCGAGGCGCGCGTGTTCGATGCCTCGGGCCGGCTGTGCAGCCATGCCACGGGCACCTTCAAGTACATGCCGCGCGCGGTCAAGCCGACCGCGCCGGGCGAGAGCCTGACCGCGCTCGCCACCGACTGA
- a CDS encoding SDR family oxidoreductase: protein MTRNVQQLFDLTGKTALVTGGSRGLGLQMAHALGEAGARIMLTSRKAADLEEAAAELQAAGIDARWIAADCANEADIERLAAETLERLGQVDILINNAGASWGAPAEEHPVAAWDKVMNLNVRGYFLLSQQIARRSMIPRGSGRIINLASIAGLGGNPLGMKTIAYNTSKGAVINFTRALAGEWGVHGITVNAICPGFFKTKMAAVLIETLGEDEMKSHAPLRRLGDDEDLKGLTLLYASDAGKHITGQWMAVDGGVSALVGG, encoded by the coding sequence ATGACTCGCAATGTGCAGCAACTTTTCGACCTCACGGGCAAGACGGCCCTGGTGACCGGCGGCTCGCGCGGCCTGGGCTTGCAGATGGCCCATGCGCTGGGCGAGGCCGGCGCCCGGATCATGCTGACCTCGCGCAAGGCCGCCGACCTGGAGGAAGCCGCCGCCGAGCTGCAGGCCGCGGGCATCGATGCGCGCTGGATCGCCGCCGACTGCGCCAACGAGGCCGACATCGAGCGCCTGGCCGCCGAGACCCTGGAGCGTCTGGGCCAGGTGGATATCCTCATCAACAACGCAGGCGCCAGCTGGGGCGCGCCGGCCGAGGAACACCCGGTGGCGGCCTGGGACAAGGTGATGAACCTCAACGTGCGCGGCTACTTCCTGCTGAGCCAGCAGATCGCGCGGCGCAGCATGATCCCGCGCGGCAGCGGTCGCATCATCAACCTGGCCTCGATCGCGGGACTGGGTGGCAATCCGCTGGGGATGAAGACCATCGCCTACAACACCTCCAAGGGCGCGGTGATCAACTTCACGCGCGCGCTGGCTGGTGAGTGGGGCGTGCACGGCATCACCGTCAATGCCATCTGCCCGGGATTTTTCAAGACCAAGATGGCCGCCGTGCTGATCGAGACCCTGGGCGAGGACGAGATGAAGTCCCATGCGCCGCTGCGCCGCCTGGGCGACGACGAGGACCTCAAGGGCCTGACCCTTTTGTACGCCAGCGATGCCGGCAAGCACATCACGGGCCAGTGGATGGCCGTGGACGGCGGCGTCAGCGCCCTTGTGGGGGGCTGA
- a CDS encoding DMT family transporter, whose amino-acid sequence MPTPTPQTPPAWLKAAPALFLLLWSSGFVVLKVGLAYADPMTFLALRYACVVALLLPLLLWLRPAMPRSASQWTSLAVIGLLLQAGYFCCTYLSLKLGMSAGGLALITSLQPILIGLLAPLIAHERVDARRWAGLALGVLGSALVIVSKASVDLLSPAGLLFAVAALLCITGGTLYEKRYGRPVHPVSSNFVQYGVALLVTAPLAVLLEPMHIAWTGPLLASLGYLVLCNSLVAITLLLAMIRHGEASKVSALFFLVPPCTAFIALLVLGEAIPPLAWPGMALAALGILLVTWRPGAAAP is encoded by the coding sequence ATGCCGACACCCACGCCACAGACCCCGCCCGCCTGGCTCAAGGCCGCCCCCGCCCTGTTCCTTTTGCTGTGGTCCAGCGGCTTCGTGGTGCTCAAGGTGGGACTGGCCTACGCGGACCCCATGACCTTCCTGGCGCTGCGCTATGCATGCGTGGTGGCGCTGCTGCTGCCTTTGCTGCTGTGGCTGCGGCCCGCCATGCCACGCAGCGCCTCGCAATGGACCAGTCTGGCCGTGATCGGCCTGCTGCTGCAGGCCGGCTACTTCTGCTGCACCTATCTGTCGCTCAAGCTGGGCATGTCGGCCGGGGGCCTGGCCCTGATCACCTCGCTGCAACCCATACTCATCGGGCTGCTGGCGCCGCTGATCGCGCACGAACGTGTCGATGCGCGGCGCTGGGCCGGCCTGGCGCTGGGCGTGCTGGGGTCGGCCCTGGTGATCGTCTCCAAGGCATCTGTGGACCTGCTGTCACCTGCCGGCCTGCTGTTCGCCGTAGCCGCGCTGCTGTGCATCACCGGCGGCACACTCTACGAAAAGCGCTACGGCCGACCCGTGCATCCCGTCAGTTCCAACTTCGTGCAATACGGGGTCGCCCTGCTGGTTACCGCGCCACTGGCCGTCCTTCTGGAGCCGATGCACATCGCCTGGACGGGGCCGCTGCTGGCCTCGCTGGGCTATCTGGTGCTGTGCAACTCGCTGGTCGCCATCACGCTGCTGCTGGCCATGATCCGGCACGGCGAGGCCTCCAAGGTGTCGGCCCTGTTCTTCCTGGTACCGCCCTGCACGGCCTTCATTGCATTGCTGGTATTGGGCGAAGCCATACCCCCCCTGGCCTGGCCGGGGATGGCGCTGGCGGCGCTGGGCATTCTTCTCGTGACCTGGCGCCCCGGCGCCGCCGCACCTTGA
- a CDS encoding methylated-DNA--[protein]-cysteine S-methyltransferase yields MNQDMPGASAARNPEPTGHALFATRVGPCGVAWGPGGLVAFQLPEVDGPAATRTRMLRGVQLRRPGSYAPAARAQDLPDNVVQAIAGVQVLMAGYGEWSEQPPPAAGARQLRDGPVLPDLRSRRAPHADDALPDLAELALDWHGVSEFHCRVYALTRAIAPGHTRTYGEIARELGEVGLSRAVGQALGLNPFAPVIPCHRVLAAGSRPGGFSGGGGALTKLRMLEIEGAAWGGTRSLFGD; encoded by the coding sequence ATGAACCAAGACATGCCGGGCGCCAGCGCCGCCCGCAATCCTGAACCCACCGGCCATGCGCTGTTCGCCACGCGCGTCGGCCCCTGTGGGGTGGCCTGGGGCCCTGGCGGCCTGGTGGCCTTCCAACTGCCCGAGGTCGATGGTCCGGCCGCCACGCGCACGCGCATGCTGCGCGGCGTGCAACTTCGCCGCCCGGGCAGCTATGCCCCTGCGGCACGGGCGCAGGACCTTCCGGACAACGTGGTGCAGGCGATTGCCGGCGTGCAGGTGCTCATGGCGGGCTACGGCGAATGGAGCGAGCAGCCACCGCCCGCCGCCGGTGCCCGGCAGCTGCGTGACGGCCCCGTGCTGCCCGACCTGCGCAGCCGGCGTGCCCCGCATGCGGACGACGCACTGCCTGATCTGGCCGAACTGGCACTGGACTGGCATGGCGTGTCCGAATTCCACTGCCGCGTCTACGCGCTGACGCGCGCCATCGCTCCGGGCCATACGCGCACGTATGGCGAGATCGCCCGGGAGTTGGGCGAGGTGGGCTTGTCGCGCGCCGTGGGGCAGGCGCTGGGCCTCAATCCCTTCGCACCTGTGATTCCCTGCCACAGGGTGCTGGCTGCCGGATCCCGGCCAGGTGGTTTTTCGGGCGGCGGCGGCGCGCTGACCAAGCTGCGCATGCTGGAGATCGAGGGGGCGGCCTGGGGCGGCACGCGCTCGCTGTTCGGGGATTGA